From a single Anaerolineaceae bacterium oral taxon 439 genomic region:
- a CDS encoding Fe-S cluster assembly ATPase SufC, translating into MTMQGLQIKHVSVQIEDKLIFSDLNLTVRPGEIHAIMGPNGAGKSTLSNAIMGHPSYEITEGDIVLNGESILDWSVDERANAGLFLAFQSPIAVPGVTVANFLRTALNAKAKKKDPEAKPVSIAAFRKMLKEKMALLKIDNVFAGRYLNDGFSGGEKKRLEVLQMSVLQPEIAILDEIDSGLDIDAMRIVAEGVNRLVRETGMGVLMITHYQRLLNEIHPDYVHIMMDGGMIRSGDAKLALEIEERGYDWVRE; encoded by the coding sequence ATGACCATGCAAGGGTTGCAAATCAAACATGTATCGGTTCAAATCGAAGATAAACTGATTTTCAGCGATTTGAACTTAACCGTTCGTCCCGGTGAAATTCATGCGATCATGGGCCCGAACGGGGCCGGAAAATCGACGTTATCCAACGCGATTATGGGCCATCCGAGTTATGAGATTACCGAAGGCGATATCGTTTTAAACGGGGAATCGATTCTCGACTGGAGCGTCGACGAACGGGCGAACGCCGGGTTGTTCCTGGCGTTTCAGAGCCCGATCGCGGTTCCGGGCGTAACTGTTGCGAATTTTTTGCGAACGGCGCTGAACGCCAAGGCGAAGAAGAAAGATCCGGAAGCGAAGCCGGTTTCGATCGCCGCTTTTCGGAAAATGCTGAAAGAGAAAATGGCGCTGCTGAAAATCGACAATGTATTCGCGGGACGTTACCTGAACGACGGATTTTCCGGCGGTGAGAAGAAGCGATTGGAGGTTCTGCAAATGTCTGTCCTGCAACCGGAAATCGCGATTCTGGACGAGATCGATTCCGGACTCGATATCGACGCGATGCGGATTGTCGCCGAAGGGGTCAACCGACTGGTTCGGGAAACCGGGATGGGCGTTCTCATGATTACGCATTATCAACGTCTCCTGAACGAGATTCATCCGGACTACGTTCATATCATGATGGACGGCGGGATGATCCGGTCGGGCGACGCGAAGCTGGCGCTGGAAATTGAGGAACGCGGGTACGACTGGGTCCGCGAGTAG
- a CDS encoding Fe-S cluster assembly protein SufB, producing the protein MEQNQLIEQPIGEFAELYNFRDPDTAIFKTDVGLTEDVVRKISELKGEPEWMLEFRLKALAHFFEKPMPGWGPDLFGLDLSNLVYYVRPSERSERSWDDVPDTIKNTFDRLGIPEAEQKFLAGVGAQYESEMVYHSILAFLEEQGVIFLSIEDGLRQHPDLFRKFFGTIVPYRDNKFAALNSAVWSGGSFVYVPKGVKVDLPLQAYFRLNSPNIGQFERTLIIADEGAQVHYVEGCTAPQYSESSFHSGVIEIYVAPNARVRYSTIQNWSTNVYNLVTQRAKVMAHGTMEWVDANMGGKVTMKYPSCYLMGDGAHGEMLSMAFAGRDQIQDAGTKMMHFAPNTTSNVVSKSISKDGGRSSYRGVLKVTKKAENAKANVVCDALILDDHSESDTYPTMDIEQQKVSIGHEASVSKVGEEQLFYLMSRGISEADATTMIVSGFIEPLVKELPMEYAVEMNRLIQLQMSGSVG; encoded by the coding sequence ATGGAACAGAATCAACTCATAGAACAGCCGATCGGCGAATTTGCGGAGCTGTATAATTTCCGCGATCCGGATACGGCGATATTTAAGACGGACGTCGGACTGACCGAGGACGTCGTCCGGAAGATTTCCGAGCTGAAAGGCGAGCCGGAATGGATGCTCGAGTTTCGGCTGAAAGCTTTAGCGCATTTCTTCGAAAAACCGATGCCCGGTTGGGGGCCCGATTTGTTCGGACTGGATTTATCCAACCTGGTTTATTACGTCCGGCCGTCCGAGCGTTCCGAGCGTTCCTGGGACGACGTTCCGGACACGATTAAGAATACGTTCGACCGGCTCGGGATCCCCGAAGCGGAGCAGAAATTCCTCGCCGGCGTCGGGGCGCAGTATGAATCCGAGATGGTCTATCATAGTATTCTGGCCTTTCTCGAAGAGCAGGGCGTTATCTTCCTCAGTATCGAAGACGGCCTTCGACAGCACCCCGATCTTTTCCGGAAGTTTTTCGGGACGATCGTCCCGTATCGTGATAATAAATTCGCAGCGCTGAACAGCGCCGTCTGGTCGGGCGGTTCGTTCGTTTACGTCCCCAAGGGCGTCAAGGTCGATCTCCCGCTTCAGGCGTATTTCCGGCTGAATTCGCCGAATATCGGCCAGTTCGAGCGGACGTTGATTATCGCGGACGAAGGCGCTCAGGTTCACTACGTTGAGGGCTGTACCGCGCCTCAGTATTCCGAGAGCTCGTTCCATAGCGGCGTTATCGAAATTTACGTTGCGCCGAACGCGCGGGTCCGTTATTCGACGATCCAGAATTGGTCGACGAACGTGTATAACCTGGTTACGCAGCGCGCGAAGGTCATGGCGCATGGGACAATGGAATGGGTCGACGCGAATATGGGAGGGAAGGTGACGATGAAATATCCGTCCTGTTATTTAATGGGGGACGGAGCGCATGGCGAGATGCTGTCGATGGCCTTCGCGGGCAGGGATCAGATCCAGGATGCCGGGACGAAAATGATGCATTTCGCGCCAAACACGACGAGTAACGTCGTTTCCAAGTCGATCAGCAAGGACGGCGGCCGGTCGTCGTACCGCGGAGTCCTGAAGGTCACGAAGAAGGCGGAAAACGCGAAAGCGAACGTCGTCTGCGATGCGCTGATCCTCGACGATCATTCCGAATCGGATACGTATCCGACGATGGACATCGAGCAGCAGAAGGTCTCGATCGGGCATGAAGCTTCGGTATCGAAAGTTGGCGAGGAGCAGCTGTTTTACCTGATGAGCCGCGGGATTTCGGAAGCGGACGCGACGACGATGATCGTTTCCGGGTTTATTGAACCGTTGGTTAAGGAGCTGCCGATGGAGTACGCGGTCGAGATGAATCGCCTGATCCAGCTACAGATGTCCGGGTCGGTCGGGTAG
- a CDS encoding Fe-S cluster assembly protein SufD, whose translation MEKIIEAASDLRGLFDAMNGMTALGEAERERLLETVADRAYPPRRAERVARSDDAAGTGGWYRWENGSGRRWIAPAAAERGVRFESLEELTASEPELAARIIERVRAARKIALAAALDGIARETVVLYVPRGVRARGDFLLDASLSEAGRLGAMRVWALLEDDSEATFTLNLRSGSGSDEILFLSPVTLVVGENASLKAHEIQDFHANAFCIRDTTMAIGAGGAADWITAEVGSARSMAELTVNLVGDGAQARINGVFFGNLDQRITMNTRQNHYGRNSYSSLLYKGAVRDRAHATWTGMIYVDPKATGTDGYQKNDNLVLDPEARVFARPGLEIVTNDVKCSHGTTMTEIDRNQVFYLASRGIPEEEARALIIDGFFGSILDSISSDLIRDRIQSHIHAKLNRCERMVESR comes from the coding sequence ATGGAAAAAATAATCGAAGCTGCGTCGGATCTCCGCGGTCTTTTCGATGCAATGAATGGTATGACGGCGCTCGGCGAAGCTGAGCGGGAACGGCTTCTTGAAACGGTCGCGGATCGGGCTTACCCGCCGCGGCGCGCCGAGCGTGTGGCGCGGAGCGATGACGCGGCGGGAACTGGCGGATGGTACCGATGGGAAAACGGATCGGGCCGGCGTTGGATCGCTCCCGCGGCCGCGGAACGGGGCGTCCGTTTTGAATCGCTCGAAGAGCTTACGGCGTCGGAGCCCGAGCTGGCGGCGCGGATTATCGAACGGGTCAGAGCGGCGCGGAAAATCGCGCTGGCGGCGGCGCTGGACGGAATCGCGCGGGAGACGGTTGTCCTCTATGTTCCCCGCGGCGTTCGGGCCAGAGGGGACTTCCTGCTGGACGCATCTCTGAGCGAGGCGGGCCGGTTGGGCGCGATGCGCGTTTGGGCGCTTCTCGAAGACGATTCCGAAGCGACGTTTACGCTGAACCTGCGTTCCGGTTCGGGGTCGGACGAAATCCTCTTCCTGAGTCCGGTTACGCTCGTCGTCGGAGAAAACGCCTCGCTGAAGGCGCATGAAATTCAGGATTTCCACGCGAACGCTTTCTGTATTCGCGATACGACGATGGCGATCGGCGCGGGCGGGGCGGCCGACTGGATTACCGCCGAGGTTGGGTCGGCGCGCTCGATGGCGGAGCTGACGGTCAATCTGGTCGGCGACGGCGCGCAGGCCAGGATCAACGGCGTCTTTTTCGGGAATCTGGATCAGCGGATCACGATGAACACGAGGCAGAACCACTACGGGCGGAACTCATATAGTTCGCTTCTTTATAAAGGCGCGGTCAGGGACCGGGCGCATGCGACCTGGACCGGGATGATTTACGTGGACCCAAAGGCGACCGGAACGGACGGGTATCAGAAAAACGACAATCTTGTCCTGGATCCTGAAGCGCGCGTTTTCGCCCGTCCGGGGCTGGAAATTGTTACGAATGATGTGAAATGTTCCCATGGAACGACGATGACCGAGATCGATCGGAATCAGGTTTTTTACCTGGCGTCCCGCGGGATTCCGGAAGAAGAAGCGCGGGCGCTGATTATCGACGGATTTTTCGGGTCGATCCTGGATTCGATCTCGTCCGATCTGATTCGGGACCGTATCCAGTCGCATATCCATGCAAAATTGAACCGCTGTGAAAGGATGGTAGAATCAAGATGA
- a CDS encoding cysteine desulfurase, with protein sequence MSGVEKRMIDVKRVLEDFPILTATDGSGRTLCYLDSGATSQRPNQVLAAMDRYYTEMNANIHRGVYRISEEATAAYEAAREKIRAFLNAKSTREIIYTSGTTESINLVAKCWGRSLSAGDRVVVTEYEHHSNLVPWQMLSAERGIQIEVIPVLDDGTLDQGVYRDILTREPKLVAIGGMSNVLGTVPPVAEMIRAAHDAGALVLVDGAQTVPHQPVDVRALDADFLAFSAHKMLGPTGIGILYGKEALLRAMPPFLGGGDMIRKVGLRSFTAADLPYKFEAGTKQIAEAIGFGAAVDYLSALGMENVAAHEQMLTERAITVLRTVPGLTIYGPQRERGGLVSFTIDGVHPHDVASLLDEARICVRAGHHCAMPIHDRFRIPATTRASFYLYNTEADVERLAAGLKRVIQIFA encoded by the coding sequence ATGAGCGGCGTGGAGAAGCGAATGATCGACGTGAAGCGTGTTTTGGAGGATTTTCCGATCCTGACGGCGACGGATGGGAGCGGGCGGACGCTCTGTTATCTGGATTCCGGCGCAACGTCGCAGCGTCCGAATCAGGTTTTAGCGGCGATGGATCGGTATTATACGGAGATGAACGCGAATATTCATCGCGGCGTCTACCGGATTTCGGAAGAGGCGACCGCCGCTTACGAAGCGGCGCGGGAAAAGATCCGCGCGTTCCTGAACGCGAAATCGACGCGCGAAATTATCTATACGAGTGGGACGACCGAGTCGATTAATTTGGTCGCGAAATGCTGGGGGCGGTCGCTTTCTGCCGGCGATCGCGTCGTCGTCACGGAATATGAACATCATTCGAACCTGGTCCCCTGGCAGATGCTGTCTGCGGAGCGGGGAATTCAGATTGAGGTGATCCCGGTTTTGGACGATGGGACGCTCGATCAGGGCGTTTACCGTGATATCCTGACCCGGGAACCGAAGCTGGTCGCGATCGGCGGGATGTCGAACGTATTGGGGACGGTTCCTCCGGTCGCGGAGATGATTCGCGCGGCGCACGACGCCGGGGCGCTCGTTCTCGTCGACGGCGCACAAACGGTTCCGCACCAGCCGGTCGACGTTCGGGCGCTGGACGCGGACTTCCTGGCGTTCTCGGCGCATAAGATGCTGGGTCCGACGGGGATCGGCATCCTGTACGGGAAGGAAGCTCTGCTGCGGGCGATGCCGCCGTTCCTGGGCGGCGGGGACATGATTCGGAAGGTTGGTCTCCGTTCGTTCACGGCCGCCGATTTACCGTACAAATTTGAAGCCGGCACGAAGCAGATCGCCGAAGCGATTGGATTCGGCGCGGCGGTCGATTACCTGAGCGCGCTGGGGATGGAGAACGTCGCGGCACATGAGCAGATGTTGACGGAGCGCGCGATCACGGTGCTCCGGACTGTTCCGGGGCTGACGATTTACGGTCCGCAGCGTGAACGCGGCGGCCTGGTCAGCTTCACGATCGACGGCGTCCATCCGCACGACGTGGCTTCGCTCCTGGACGAGGCTCGGATCTGCGTCCGCGCGGGGCATCATTGCGCGATGCCGATTCATGACCGGTTCAGGATTCCGGCGACGACGCGCGCGTCGTTCTACCTTTATAATACCGAAGCGGACGTCGAGCGTCTCGCAGCGGGATTAAAGCGCGTGATTCAAATTTTTGCGTAA